Proteins encoded within one genomic window of Mycolicibacterium monacense:
- a CDS encoding SDR family oxidoreductase — protein sequence MPSEQRVPSQRTLTDRTLVVSGGSRGIGLAIAIGAARQGANVVLLAKTAEPHPKLPGTVHTAVADVEAAGGKAVAVVGDVRKEEDVARAVDTAVEHFGGIDICVNNASAIATEPTEQLSAKKFDLMMDINVRGTFLLTKACLPHLRESPNPHVLTLAPPLNMNPHWLGAHPAYTLSKYGMTLLSLGWAAEYAEAGIAFNCLWPETYIATSAVANIGADALKTSRDPQIMADAAVEVLSRPARETTGQCFIDSAVLASAGVSDLSRYGGGDNPTLDIFVDKALDKS from the coding sequence ATGCCCAGCGAACAACGGGTGCCCAGCCAACGGACGTTGACTGATCGCACCCTGGTGGTGTCCGGTGGAAGCCGCGGCATCGGTCTGGCGATCGCGATCGGCGCGGCCCGCCAGGGCGCCAACGTCGTCTTGCTCGCCAAGACCGCCGAACCGCACCCCAAACTGCCCGGCACCGTGCACACCGCCGTCGCCGACGTCGAGGCCGCCGGCGGTAAGGCCGTCGCCGTAGTCGGGGACGTCCGCAAGGAAGAAGACGTCGCGCGCGCCGTCGACACCGCGGTCGAGCACTTCGGCGGCATCGACATCTGCGTCAACAACGCCAGCGCCATCGCCACCGAACCGACCGAACAGCTGTCGGCCAAGAAGTTCGATCTGATGATGGACATCAACGTCCGCGGCACCTTTCTGCTGACGAAGGCCTGCCTGCCGCATCTGCGCGAATCGCCCAACCCGCACGTGCTCACGCTGGCACCGCCGCTGAACATGAACCCGCACTGGCTGGGCGCCCACCCGGCGTACACCCTGTCGAAGTACGGGATGACACTGCTGTCGCTCGGCTGGGCTGCCGAATACGCCGAGGCTGGGATCGCGTTCAACTGCCTGTGGCCGGAGACCTACATCGCCACCTCGGCGGTGGCCAACATCGGCGCCGACGCACTGAAGACGTCGCGTGATCCGCAGATCATGGCCGACGCCGCGGTCGAGGTGCTGTCCCGCCCCGCGCGCGAGACCACCGGTCAGTGCTTCATCGACTCGGCCGTGCTCGCATCGGCCGGGGTGAGCGACCTGTCGCGTTACGGTGGCGGAGACAACCCGACCCTCGACATCTTCGTCGACAAGGCACTGGACAAGTCATGA
- a CDS encoding methylmalonyl-CoA mutase family protein — protein sequence MSDLVQTSSGLPLEPVYGPGDRSGEPPAPGTYPFTRGNFASGYRGKLWTFRQYSGFGTAEESNRRYRYLLDQGGTGLSVALDLPTQCGYDSDDPEFGEEVGRVGVAVDTLADAEILFDGIPLDKISTSFTINGTAAILLAFYVAAAEKSGVPREKLTGTIQNDILKEYASRGTWIWPPEPSLRLIADTIEFCAAEVPRFNAISVAGAHFRDAGANAVQEMAFTLADGVTYCDTVVERGRMSIDKFAPQISFFFYTHGDFFEEIAKYRAGRRRWATIVRERYGSTSDKASMFRFGCVSGGASLYAPQAQNNVVRIAYEAMASVLGGVQSMFTAAWDEPFALPSEESATLALRTQQILAYETGVTRVADPLGGSYFVEALTDATEAKIVEIMHDLEAHGGMVRAIEDGYLQGLIADEAYKLHQEVESGERPVVGVNKFVTDEPPPDIDTYELDAEGRDLQLKRLSKVKADRDADAVAATLAALSRAAEGDDNLMHKLIDCAKAYCTVGEMVSALKAVWGEFQQPVVF from the coding sequence ATGAGCGACCTCGTGCAGACCTCCTCGGGCCTCCCGCTCGAGCCCGTCTACGGGCCGGGCGATCGGAGCGGCGAACCGCCCGCGCCCGGCACCTATCCCTTCACGCGCGGAAACTTCGCGTCGGGATACCGCGGCAAGTTGTGGACCTTCCGGCAGTATTCCGGTTTCGGCACGGCGGAGGAGTCGAACCGCCGTTACCGGTACCTGCTCGATCAGGGCGGTACCGGCCTGTCGGTGGCGCTGGACCTGCCCACCCAGTGCGGGTACGACTCCGACGATCCCGAGTTCGGCGAGGAGGTCGGCCGAGTCGGTGTCGCCGTCGACACCCTGGCCGACGCGGAGATCCTGTTCGACGGGATCCCGCTCGACAAGATCAGCACAAGCTTCACCATCAACGGCACCGCCGCGATCCTGCTGGCGTTCTACGTCGCCGCCGCGGAGAAGTCCGGCGTGCCGCGCGAGAAGCTCACCGGCACCATCCAGAACGACATCCTCAAGGAGTACGCCTCCCGCGGCACCTGGATCTGGCCGCCGGAGCCGTCGCTGCGGCTGATCGCCGACACCATCGAGTTCTGCGCCGCGGAGGTGCCGCGGTTCAACGCCATCTCGGTGGCGGGGGCGCACTTCCGCGACGCGGGCGCGAACGCCGTGCAGGAGATGGCGTTCACGCTGGCCGACGGCGTCACCTACTGCGACACGGTGGTCGAACGCGGCCGGATGTCGATCGACAAGTTCGCACCGCAGATCTCGTTCTTCTTCTACACCCACGGCGACTTCTTCGAGGAGATCGCCAAATACCGTGCCGGACGGCGGCGTTGGGCGACGATCGTGCGGGAGCGCTACGGGTCGACCAGCGACAAGGCGTCGATGTTCCGGTTCGGCTGTGTCTCCGGCGGCGCGTCGCTGTACGCCCCGCAGGCGCAGAACAACGTCGTGCGGATCGCCTACGAGGCGATGGCTTCGGTGCTCGGCGGCGTGCAGTCGATGTTCACCGCCGCATGGGACGAACCGTTCGCCCTGCCCAGCGAGGAGTCCGCCACCCTCGCCCTGCGCACCCAGCAGATCCTGGCCTACGAGACGGGCGTGACCCGGGTGGCCGATCCGCTCGGCGGCTCCTACTTCGTCGAGGCGCTGACCGATGCCACCGAGGCCAAGATCGTCGAGATCATGCACGACCTCGAGGCGCACGGCGGTATGGTCCGCGCGATCGAGGACGGCTACCTGCAGGGGCTGATCGCCGACGAGGCCTACAAGCTCCACCAGGAGGTCGAGTCCGGAGAGCGGCCCGTCGTCGGGGTGAACAAGTTCGTCACCGACGAACCACCACCGGACATCGACACCTACGAACTCGACGCCGAAGGCCGCGATCTGCAACTGAAGCGGCTGTCGAAGGTCAAGGCGGACCGTGACGCCGATGCGGTGGCGGCCACGTTGGCGGCACTGTCCCGGGCGGCCGAAGGTGATGACAACCTGATGCACAAACTGATCGACTGCGCGAAGGCGTACTGCACCGTCGGCGAGATGGTCTCGGCGCTCAAAGCGGTGTGGGGCGAATTCCAGCAGCCTGTCGTCTTTTAG
- a CDS encoding cobalamin B12-binding domain-containing protein, with product MPTRVLVAKPGLDGHDRGAKIVARTLRDAGFEVIYTGIRQRIEDIVSIALQEDVAVVGLSILSGAHLALTRRTVDALRAADAGDIAVVVGGTIPQADVPKLLEAGAAAVFPTGTPLETLVTEVRKLTGEVAQ from the coding sequence ATGCCGACTCGTGTTCTCGTCGCCAAACCCGGCCTGGACGGCCACGACCGAGGCGCCAAGATCGTCGCGCGCACCCTGCGCGACGCCGGCTTCGAGGTCATCTACACCGGTATCCGTCAACGCATCGAGGACATCGTGTCGATTGCGCTGCAGGAGGACGTCGCGGTGGTCGGGCTCTCGATCCTCTCCGGTGCCCACCTGGCCCTGACCCGGCGGACGGTCGACGCGCTGCGCGCGGCCGACGCCGGCGATATCGCCGTCGTGGTCGGCGGCACCATCCCGCAGGCCGACGTGCCGAAGCTGCTCGAAGCCGGTGCGGCCGCGGTCTTCCCGACCGGCACACCGTTGGAGACGCTGGTCACCGAGGTGCGCAAGCTGACCGGTGAGGTTGCCCAGTGA
- a CDS encoding LLM class F420-dependent oxidoreductase — MRLGVMIGAERGDMARKVTKLVSDIQWAESAGMDTAWMPQVPNDFDCLTMVAVMAAHTSRIELGTAVVPLQAQHPIALARQALSVHAMAGGRLALGVGPSHHWIVRDMLGLPYEKPAAYTRDYLEVLNAALAGPGDVDVENDSFTVHNPTVLQADTPMPVLVAALGPVMLQLAGELTDGTVLWMADEKAIGDHIAPKITKAAADAGRPAPRIVAGIPVCLCANSEIDAAKERANRILAEAETSPNYQRLLDRGDARNVGDLCAAGDEDAILARFKQFADAGVTDLSVRLLPIGDTRDELIASKYRTREVIAELGKQVR; from the coding sequence ATGAGACTCGGTGTGATGATCGGTGCCGAGCGCGGCGACATGGCGCGCAAGGTCACCAAACTGGTGTCCGACATCCAGTGGGCCGAATCGGCGGGGATGGACACCGCATGGATGCCGCAGGTGCCCAACGACTTCGACTGTCTGACGATGGTCGCGGTGATGGCCGCGCACACGTCGCGCATCGAACTCGGGACCGCCGTCGTGCCGCTGCAGGCACAGCACCCGATCGCGCTGGCGCGGCAGGCGCTGTCGGTACACGCCATGGCCGGTGGCCGCCTGGCGCTCGGTGTCGGTCCGTCGCACCACTGGATCGTGCGGGACATGCTCGGCCTGCCCTACGAGAAGCCCGCCGCCTACACGCGCGACTACCTCGAGGTGCTCAACGCGGCACTGGCCGGACCCGGCGACGTGGACGTCGAGAACGATTCCTTCACCGTGCACAATCCCACTGTGCTGCAGGCCGATACGCCGATGCCGGTCCTGGTGGCCGCACTCGGTCCGGTGATGCTGCAGCTGGCCGGTGAACTCACCGACGGCACGGTCCTGTGGATGGCCGACGAGAAGGCGATCGGTGACCACATCGCCCCGAAGATCACCAAGGCTGCGGCGGACGCGGGCCGGCCGGCGCCGCGCATCGTCGCGGGCATCCCGGTGTGCCTGTGCGCCAACTCCGAGATCGACGCCGCCAAAGAGCGGGCCAATCGCATCCTGGCCGAGGCCGAGACGTCACCCAACTATCAGCGGCTGCTCGACCGCGGCGACGCGCGCAACGTGGGTGATCTGTGCGCCGCGGGAGACGAAGACGCGATCCTGGCGCGGTTCAAGCAGTTCGCCGATGCCGGGGTCACGGATCTGTCCGTGCGGCTGCTGCCGATCGGTGACACCCGTGACGAGTTGATCGCCTCCAAGTACCGCACCCGTGAGGTGATCGCCGAGCTCGGCAAGCAGGTGCGATGA
- a CDS encoding CaiB/BaiF CoA transferase family protein encodes MNGPLAGIRILEVGVMLAGPYATMMLADLGAEVTKVEPPGGEISRQVSDSYFASLNRNKRSVCLDLQSADGQRRLGELVSESHALLVNMKPSVIRRLGLTYEALRKHNDKIVCVAMTGFGLDGGDDPAFDYVIQAATGVAAMTGEPDGPPTLPGYSSADNSTGLTAALGLLAMIVSGRGGQVDVSLRDVMLSQLNYRAAAYLNDGVAPRRHPNGAHSFYVPAQLFPTADGYLALFITHDGFWRLFASEAGLEGYPTMAERAAQREEVLAVVTEALAKDTAKGWEARLRPLGIPAAAVRGLPDALDETPEALVTAGDFRLVGSPIRIAGYRPDYRPPPQLPEAATGQSS; translated from the coding sequence GTGAACGGCCCGCTGGCCGGCATCCGGATCCTCGAGGTCGGTGTCATGCTGGCCGGCCCGTACGCGACGATGATGCTCGCGGACCTGGGTGCCGAGGTGACGAAGGTCGAGCCGCCCGGCGGTGAGATTTCGCGCCAGGTCAGCGACAGCTACTTCGCCAGCCTCAACCGCAACAAGCGCAGCGTCTGTCTGGATCTGCAGTCCGCCGACGGGCAACGACGTCTGGGCGAGTTGGTCTCGGAATCGCATGCGCTGCTGGTGAACATGAAACCGTCGGTGATCCGCCGCCTCGGTTTGACCTACGAGGCGCTGCGGAAGCACAACGACAAGATCGTGTGCGTGGCGATGACGGGGTTCGGGTTGGACGGCGGGGACGATCCGGCGTTCGACTACGTGATCCAGGCGGCCACCGGCGTCGCGGCGATGACCGGCGAGCCCGACGGCCCCCCGACGCTTCCGGGCTATTCGTCGGCCGACAACTCGACCGGGCTGACCGCCGCCCTCGGTCTGCTCGCGATGATCGTCTCCGGTCGCGGCGGACAGGTCGACGTCTCCCTGCGCGATGTGATGCTCTCGCAGCTGAACTACCGGGCGGCGGCATACCTGAACGACGGGGTGGCGCCGCGTCGCCATCCCAACGGCGCGCATTCGTTCTACGTTCCGGCGCAACTGTTCCCGACCGCCGACGGTTATCTGGCGCTGTTCATCACCCACGACGGGTTCTGGCGGCTGTTCGCGTCCGAGGCCGGGCTCGAGGGTTACCCCACCATGGCCGAACGGGCAGCGCAGCGTGAGGAGGTGCTCGCCGTCGTCACCGAGGCGCTCGCGAAGGACACCGCGAAGGGATGGGAGGCGCGCCTGCGCCCCCTCGGCATCCCGGCCGCGGCCGTTCGCGGGTTACCCGACGCGCTCGACGAGACACCGGAGGCACTCGTGACCGCCGGTGACTTCCGGTTGGTCGGCAGCCCCATCCGCATCGCCGGTTACCGACCCGATTACCGCCCGCCGCCACAACTTCCGGAGGCGGCCACCGGTCAGTCGTCGTAG
- a CDS encoding 2Fe-2S iron-sulfur cluster-binding protein produces MTADPMPAVPDGGAGTEVTIVLDRKTLSVAQVPGETLLESARRAGMSPPFSCEAGNCGTCIAKLTEGTATMRVNDALDDDEVADGYVLTCQAVPDTARVSVTYDD; encoded by the coding sequence ATGACGGCCGATCCGATGCCCGCGGTGCCCGACGGCGGGGCCGGCACCGAGGTCACCATCGTGCTCGACCGCAAGACGCTGTCGGTGGCCCAGGTGCCCGGCGAAACACTGCTCGAGAGCGCACGCAGGGCCGGTATGTCGCCGCCGTTCTCCTGCGAGGCCGGCAACTGCGGGACCTGCATCGCCAAGCTCACCGAGGGCACCGCCACCATGCGGGTCAACGACGCGCTCGACGACGACGAGGTGGCGGACGGATACGTGCTGACCTGCCAGGCGGTTCCGGACACCGCCAGAGTGTCGGTCACCTACGACGACTGA
- a CDS encoding class I adenylate-forming enzyme family protein — translation MSDGRHVTDAAALAFGEREYSLNELDALASGMATSLEQRGVRAGDRVAMMSSNRPEFVAALRGIWNLGAAAVLISPAWKHAEVAHALELTRPSHAVGDHPVLAEHMPMLHLDEPVTPGRREFDAVDPGADALFVFSSGTTGMPKAVRHTHGAFAAAVRHWRDALELSSADRMQIMTPPSHILGLLNIVMALETGTWLRLHPRFDIDTMLHHVESDRITIEMAVAPIALALAAHPKLESYDLSSLRYIMWCATPVTKSVADDVTRRTGVEWVAAYGTTELPVIAANPVTGARLDTVGKPVPGVRVRIVSLDDGTPLGPGEVGEIQVRSDSVMAGYLPREATSAAFADGWYRTGDVGRLDAEGWLRITDRSKEMIKVRGFQVAPAEVEAVLHGHPAVEDCAVFGEPHPTDGEAVVAAVTTNSDVPADELTELVAGTLASYKRPSRVVFVPAIPRLPSGKVLRRVLKEQHGCTSDS, via the coding sequence GTGAGCGATGGCCGACACGTGACGGATGCTGCCGCCCTCGCCTTCGGGGAGCGCGAGTACTCCCTGAACGAACTCGACGCGCTCGCCAGCGGTATGGCGACCAGCCTGGAGCAGCGTGGCGTCCGGGCGGGCGACCGGGTGGCGATGATGTCGTCGAACCGGCCGGAATTCGTTGCCGCACTGCGCGGAATCTGGAACCTGGGCGCCGCCGCCGTACTCATCAGCCCCGCGTGGAAACACGCCGAGGTCGCCCACGCGCTGGAGCTGACCCGGCCCAGTCACGCCGTCGGTGACCATCCGGTCCTCGCCGAGCACATGCCGATGCTGCACCTCGACGAACCCGTCACACCGGGGCGCCGCGAATTCGACGCCGTCGATCCCGGCGCCGACGCGCTGTTCGTGTTCAGTTCCGGAACGACTGGGATGCCCAAGGCCGTCCGGCACACGCACGGCGCGTTCGCGGCCGCGGTGCGGCACTGGCGCGACGCACTGGAATTGTCGTCGGCCGACCGGATGCAGATCATGACGCCGCCGTCGCACATCCTCGGCCTTCTCAACATCGTCATGGCGCTCGAGACGGGCACCTGGCTCCGCCTGCACCCCCGCTTCGACATCGACACGATGCTGCACCACGTCGAATCCGACCGGATCACCATCGAGATGGCCGTCGCGCCGATCGCGCTGGCACTGGCCGCGCACCCGAAGCTGGAGAGCTACGACCTGTCGTCGCTGCGCTACATCATGTGGTGCGCCACGCCGGTCACCAAGAGTGTCGCCGACGACGTCACCCGGCGCACCGGAGTCGAGTGGGTGGCCGCCTACGGCACCACCGAGTTGCCCGTCATCGCAGCCAATCCCGTCACCGGTGCGCGACTGGACACCGTCGGCAAGCCGGTGCCCGGTGTGCGGGTGCGGATCGTGTCGCTCGACGACGGCACGCCACTGGGTCCGGGCGAGGTGGGGGAGATCCAGGTGCGGTCGGATTCGGTCATGGCCGGCTACCTGCCGCGGGAAGCGACGTCGGCGGCGTTCGCCGACGGCTGGTACCGCACCGGCGACGTCGGACGCCTCGACGCCGAGGGCTGGCTGCGGATCACCGACCGCTCCAAGGAGATGATCAAGGTCAGGGGTTTCCAAGTGGCGCCGGCCGAGGTCGAGGCGGTGCTGCACGGACACCCCGCCGTGGAGGACTGTGCGGTCTTCGGCGAACCCCACCCCACCGACGGCGAAGCCGTGGTCGCCGCCGTGACCACCAACAGCGACGTCCCCGCCGACGAGTTGACCGAACTCGTCGCCGGAACGCTGGCGTCTTACAAGCGACCGAGCCGGGTGGTCTTCGTCCCGGCGATTCCGCGCTTGCCTTCCGGGAAGGTCCTGCGCCGAGTGTTGAAGGAGCAGCATGGATGTACGTCTGACAGCTGA
- a CDS encoding acyl-CoA dehydrogenase family protein: MDVRLTAEQQQLRDAAAKLADDLGPGSVADLADSARLARLEKTVESTGWRALRSDGASGVEVAVVAEEFGRGLVDVPFLGPALSDDLGRLLGRAPSTPAGAPGDVDLTGSAAGVSEAPAELSELSPEDAQRWHALALATTSADILGAARGAHALAVDYAKVREQYGKSIGSYQAIAHLLAEGLALIEGSVSIQRHAAWAVDELPGAEAVRAGRYAKLYCARAARTVCETAIQVHGGIGNTWECLAHVYLRRVLTSTELWPVRLEDIDLGFS; the protein is encoded by the coding sequence ATGGATGTACGTCTGACAGCTGAACAGCAGCAATTGCGCGACGCCGCAGCCAAACTCGCCGACGATCTCGGGCCGGGCTCGGTCGCCGATCTCGCGGACTCCGCGCGGCTCGCCCGTCTGGAGAAGACGGTCGAATCGACGGGGTGGCGGGCGCTGCGTTCCGACGGCGCGTCGGGCGTCGAAGTCGCCGTCGTGGCGGAGGAATTCGGGCGCGGCCTGGTCGATGTGCCGTTCCTCGGCCCCGCCCTGTCCGACGACCTCGGCCGGCTACTGGGCCGCGCACCGTCGACGCCTGCCGGCGCACCCGGAGATGTCGACCTGACGGGGAGTGCGGCCGGAGTGTCCGAAGCGCCCGCCGAACTCTCCGAGCTCTCCCCGGAAGACGCGCAGCGCTGGCATGCCCTCGCGCTGGCCACCACGTCGGCCGACATCCTCGGCGCGGCCAGGGGCGCCCACGCGCTGGCCGTCGATTATGCGAAAGTCCGTGAACAGTACGGTAAGTCGATCGGGTCCTACCAGGCGATCGCGCATCTGCTCGCCGAGGGCCTCGCGCTGATCGAGGGGTCGGTGTCGATCCAGCGCCACGCCGCATGGGCGGTGGACGAACTTCCCGGCGCCGAGGCGGTGCGCGCCGGCCGGTACGCCAAGCTCTACTGCGCCCGTGCCGCACGCACCGTGTGCGAGACCGCGATCCAGGTGCACGGCGGCATCGGGAACACCTGGGAATGCCTTGCGCACGTGTACTTGCGGCGCGTTCTGACTTCGACCGAATTGTGGCCGGTACGTCTGGAGGACATCGATCTTGGATTTTCGTGA
- a CDS encoding acyl-CoA dehydrogenase family protein — MDFRDSPEEAAFRDRLRNWLTDNAKAFAASGDDYWARQGEWHQALYSAGFFGTSWPREFGGQDLPPVYDVIVDEELARAGAPPRPSLGYLVVGLGHHGSKELQQRFLPGMINGTERWCQGFSEPGAGSDLASLTTTATRDGDNYLIHGHKIWTSYSDIADWCLVLARTDKEVPRHKGISAFIVDMHQPGIEQRPLKMINGVTTEFGQVAFDGAVVPADQMIGAPGEGWALAMTVVSHEREPSTLGYSARYGKLVRQMAARVDGRPPEDLVWAAVEAEMLRLHVRRRLSEQLDGITHGPQGSLDKLLMTWTEQSVGHAALSVSGTKDPDLLSAYLYSRAQSVMGGTSQIQKNIIASRILGLGVR, encoded by the coding sequence TTGGATTTTCGTGATTCACCCGAAGAGGCAGCCTTCCGGGACAGGTTGAGGAACTGGCTGACCGACAACGCCAAGGCCTTCGCGGCCTCCGGTGACGACTACTGGGCGCGGCAGGGGGAGTGGCATCAGGCGCTGTACTCCGCCGGGTTCTTCGGCACCTCGTGGCCGCGCGAGTTCGGCGGGCAGGACCTCCCGCCGGTCTACGACGTCATCGTCGACGAGGAGCTCGCACGCGCCGGCGCCCCGCCGCGGCCCAGCCTGGGTTACCTCGTCGTCGGCCTGGGACACCACGGCAGCAAGGAACTGCAGCAGCGGTTCCTGCCGGGGATGATCAACGGCACCGAGCGTTGGTGCCAGGGCTTCAGCGAACCGGGCGCGGGCTCGGACCTGGCGTCCTTGACCACCACCGCCACGCGCGACGGTGACAACTACCTCATCCACGGCCACAAGATCTGGACGAGCTACTCCGACATCGCCGACTGGTGTCTGGTGCTCGCCCGCACGGACAAGGAAGTGCCGCGGCACAAGGGCATCTCGGCGTTCATCGTCGACATGCACCAGCCGGGGATCGAACAGCGACCGCTGAAGATGATCAACGGCGTGACAACCGAATTCGGACAGGTGGCATTCGACGGCGCCGTGGTGCCCGCCGACCAGATGATCGGCGCGCCGGGGGAGGGTTGGGCGCTGGCGATGACGGTCGTCAGCCACGAACGCGAACCGTCGACGCTGGGCTATTCGGCCAGGTACGGAAAGCTGGTGCGGCAGATGGCCGCCCGGGTCGACGGCCGGCCGCCGGAGGATCTGGTGTGGGCGGCGGTCGAGGCCGAGATGCTGCGGCTGCACGTCCGCCGCCGGCTGTCCGAGCAGCTCGACGGCATCACCCACGGCCCGCAGGGCTCGCTGGACAAGCTGCTGATGACGTGGACCGAACAGTCGGTGGGCCACGCCGCGCTCTCGGTCAGCGGAACCAAGGATCCGGACCTGTTGAGCGCCTACCTCTACAGTCGCGCGCAAAGCGTGATGGGTGGGACGTCGCAGATCCAGAAGAACATCATCGCGTCACGAATCCTGGGACTGGGAGTGCGATGA
- a CDS encoding enoyl-CoA hydratase/isomerase family protein: MYDMPDEIQVTADGPLRIITLNRPDALNAVNDSLHCGLAQLWPRLNEDLDARAAVITGAGRAFSAGGDFAYLDELGKDGRLRAKTILHGREIVLGMTRTRIPVVAAVNGPAVGLGCSLVALSDIVYMAPTAYFADPHVQVGLVAADGGPLTWPLHISLLLAKEFAMTGTRIPAQRAAELGLANHIVEDPLAEAIACAEKMMQMPRQALESTKRLLNIHLERAVLASLDYANTAEEQSFQTEDFRTIVGKLNAKNN; the protein is encoded by the coding sequence ATGTACGACATGCCTGACGAAATCCAAGTGACCGCGGACGGTCCGCTGCGGATCATCACGCTCAACCGGCCCGATGCGCTCAACGCGGTCAACGACTCGTTGCACTGTGGCCTGGCGCAACTGTGGCCGCGCCTCAACGAGGATCTCGACGCGCGGGCGGCGGTGATCACCGGTGCGGGACGGGCGTTTTCGGCCGGCGGTGACTTCGCCTACCTCGACGAGCTGGGTAAGGACGGGAGGCTGCGGGCCAAGACCATCCTGCACGGTCGCGAGATCGTGCTCGGCATGACCCGCACCCGGATTCCGGTGGTGGCCGCGGTGAACGGGCCCGCCGTCGGATTGGGTTGCAGCCTGGTCGCCTTGAGCGACATCGTCTACATGGCGCCGACGGCGTACTTCGCCGATCCGCACGTGCAGGTGGGCCTGGTGGCCGCCGACGGCGGTCCGCTGACGTGGCCGCTGCACATCAGCCTGCTGCTGGCCAAGGAGTTCGCCATGACGGGAACCCGCATCCCGGCGCAGCGCGCCGCCGAGTTGGGCCTGGCCAACCACATCGTCGAGGATCCGCTCGCCGAGGCCATCGCCTGCGCGGAGAAGATGATGCAGATGCCGCGCCAGGCGCTCGAGTCGACGAAGCGGCTGCTCAACATCCACCTCGAGCGGGCCGTGCTGGCAAGCCTCGACTACGCCAACACCGCAGAAGAGCAGTCGTTCCAGACGGAGGACTTCCGCACGATCGTCGGAAAGCTCAACGCCAAGAACAACTGA
- a CDS encoding HNH endonuclease signature motif containing protein: MDGAAVVAAFAEFEAARAALAALPVDSLSAAQTLEVIELRERGHRRDLAIDHALTARLVDQANPRDWGATSLKKLLTSSLRISDKTAGERLTDARQLGPRYTLTGERVQTELAHTADAVARGDIGTAHVRIIQEFVKKLPAWVSWERRDRYERDLVGHASALRPEDFRKVADTLLGFIDQDGAEPDHQTQQRRREFTVGRQQADGMSRVSGWLTPEARAHWDVIAAKYAAPGTNLPHDDAHTGRDDRTTGQRNHDALTRAMRDHVQSGSLGHIAGVPASIVATMTLSELERAAGWAHTGGGNKIPIRDLIRMAAHSRHYLAVFDDHTEEILYFGRARRTASTAQRLALFARDRGCTHPGCTVPFYWTEAHHTDDYSQGGRTDIDDLTLACQPANLLIEKTGWTTHRPGNGRTQWTPPKEQDTGQPRINNHFHPHRYLTDKADDDEPD, translated from the coding sequence ATGGATGGGGCAGCAGTCGTCGCGGCATTCGCCGAATTCGAAGCCGCCCGCGCCGCACTCGCCGCGCTGCCGGTGGACTCGCTGAGCGCCGCTCAAACCCTGGAAGTCATCGAACTGCGCGAACGTGGCCACCGCCGCGATCTGGCGATCGACCACGCGTTGACCGCCCGCCTGGTCGATCAGGCCAACCCCCGGGATTGGGGTGCCACATCGTTGAAGAAACTGCTCACCAGCAGCCTGCGCATCTCCGACAAAACCGCCGGCGAGCGGCTCACCGACGCGCGCCAGTTGGGGCCGCGCTACACCTTGACCGGGGAGCGGGTGCAGACCGAGTTGGCCCACACCGCGGATGCGGTCGCCCGCGGCGACATCGGCACCGCCCATGTGCGGATCATTCAGGAGTTCGTCAAGAAACTGCCGGCATGGGTGTCCTGGGAGCGCCGCGACCGCTACGAACGCGACCTGGTCGGTCACGCCAGCGCACTGCGGCCCGAGGACTTCCGCAAGGTCGCCGACACCCTGCTGGGGTTCATCGATCAGGACGGCGCCGAACCTGACCACCAGACCCAGCAACGCCGCCGTGAGTTCACCGTCGGGCGCCAGCAGGCCGACGGGATGAGCCGGGTCTCGGGCTGGCTCACCCCCGAAGCCCGCGCGCACTGGGACGTCATCGCCGCCAAATACGCCGCCCCCGGCACCAACCTGCCCCACGATGACGCCCACACCGGCCGCGACGACCGCACCACCGGCCAGCGCAACCACGACGCCCTCACCCGAGCAATGCGGGACCATGTGCAGTCGGGGTCCCTTGGTCACATCGCCGGCGTTCCCGCCAGCATCGTCGCGACGATGACGCTCAGCGAGCTTGAACGTGCCGCCGGGTGGGCCCACACCGGCGGCGGCAACAAGATCCCCATCCGGGATCTGATCCGCATGGCCGCCCACTCGCGGCACTACCTGGCGGTGTTCGATGACCACACCGAAGAAATCTTGTATTTCGGCCGCGCCCGCCGCACGGCGTCGACCGCCCAACGCCTCGCGCTGTTCGCTCGCGACAGAGGCTGCACCCACCCCGGCTGCACCGTGCCGTTCTACTGGACCGAAGCCCACCACACCGACGACTACTCCCAGGGTGGGCGCACCGACATCGACGACCTCACCCTGGCGTGTCAACCCGCCAACCTGCTCATCGAGAAAACCGGATGGACCACCCACCGGCCCGGTAACGGCCGCACCCAATGGACCCCACCCAAGGAACAGGACACCGGCCAACCCCGCATCAACAACCACTTCCACCCCCACCGCTACCTGACCGACAAGGCAGACGACGACGAACCCGACTAG